The genomic interval GGCTTCTTTGTAGCCCCTTTCGGGGGCTTTCAGATACAAAGTAACATAAATTATGGCGctataggaggagggggggtcCAGGACGGTGACCATAATGGGGGCTGCCCTATAGACACTTGTAGGAGCGAAACTTTAGTGCTCTTTGGACGTCATTGCTTGGGTCCATATTGGAGTCCGGAGCTGTTGCCATTGTTAGGACACACTCCTCCATAGTATATATTGAGGCCAACCAGGCTCCAGTGCTCGTTGTCCAGTGGGGGGTGTGCGCACCGGATTCTTCCAACATTGTGGGATATCCAGATCCCACTAACCACTGAGGCCGTACAAACGGAGACTTCGGCGCAGCCTTAGACTCCATTCCCatcagcatttgggtttccgtttcggGGActacccgaacagaaacctatacgcattaaaaagcggttacctaaggaaaccacatggaccccatagaatataatggggtccgtgtggtttccattcagtttccgcacgaaaccacacagaccccattatagtctatgggtgtaaGCCCAGgtaacccgaacgcagatgtttcCCAGGCCTTAGTTGTAAACTTCCTCTTCGAAGCCTTGGTGTTCCCAAGTATCCTCACCTTGAAGTGCTAAGAAAGACTCAAGGTGACTCTTCGTGATATCAGATACTTGCCTATCGCCTTGGTGTTGACTTTCTTAAAAGTTCACTTTTTGCAGTGCACCATGGGAGTTTACATAAAGTCGAGTAACCCGTTGATCAGAATTTCGTGACTTTCAGCTGAAGCTAACACGAAGGAGAAGGCAGTCAATTAGGACGGAGCGCCCACCATGTAAGTCATACTGAGCTTTTTATGGTTATTACTTTATGGTTGGTTACCCTTTGTAGTAAATGGGTCATCATCCCTAGTCATGTGTGATATGTGACTTAGATAAAGAGGGCTGCCCATCTCTGACCATAGTGGTCATCTGCTGAGGTTCTGCCAATCCTTGAGTTATCACCAATGCCGTAGATAAGAGTGACCTAGAAATGGAGAAGACAATGGACACAACTCTTTTtgcttttgggatttttttttagctagccATACTAATTCCCAAAATCTGAGCTGAGCATGCCTATAGACTTCACTGGGCAAAGGGTAAGAGATGTTGccaagggttgagccgatctggagatttcaggatcgattttaaaatccaatttccgatcattttccagtcgatcccgatcgtgaaacttGCTCGATCGCCTATTGGAACCCGATCTttttgatcccgatcgctcaaccctagtcaatgcttctctatgggaaaagtcacttttagggttgagccgatcttgagattttaaaatccgatttctgatcattttccggtcgtgaaatttgctcgatcgccgattcggatcttttcggatcccgatcgctcaaccctaatgttgccCAATCCCTTGAAAGCTTTGACGATGCAGAAATCCAACATGACCAATCCTGTCCCCGACAACTTCTTCCCATTACCAAGAAAACCAAAAACTCTCCTTTCGATTTGTGTCTctctggttacagactacaaaccctgtgtagtctaatCCGACCATTGTCACTTCCTCTTATTTCTGATCAACCCTTTAAGTTTGGGAGATTGACGAGAATTTGGGGACAGGTTAAGGATATACATGTTATGGGCAGACCATGCAACTGATGTGGGCCCTTGGCGAAATAGGGCCCAGTTCTGTCTTATGTAGACTGATACAATGCATGTAATCTGTTTATAGAGACGTTGAGGAGGACAAATCGAATATTGGTGCGACTGCAGAAAACCTTGTCTAAGAAGCAAAGCTTTGCACCCATTGCTCATTGGAGTTGGTGCTGGTGGGTCACCTAGAACAGctggaaaacaaaaaaactggTCCTAGTGTGAATGGAACATTCTGCCTCTATTGGAACGATGGAAAACTACTAAAACAAATCCGCGCTCTAATCTACCTCTGTATCGTATTTGCAAATGGAGTCGGGGATCCTGGTATTTTTGCTTGTTATAATCATCCTGTCCAGGTTTATATTATGGTCCTGTCTCAGCACTTATGTGGACTATAAACTTGCTAAAAGGTTCCCTAACAGATCCAAGAAAGACTGACACGGATGTAATCGTCAACactggaaatgttttttttttaagtctataTAATATTTTATGTGATTCTATAACGTGTGACTTATGTGCCTATATAATATAAAACACCTTCAATGATAAAGTTTGTGTATCGGTCACTGGAAAACCCACGATAGGTTGACACTTCTTCTTTTCTGTAGCTTTACTGTACATTCtaaagcagagtcatctcattatcattagattaTGTCTATATAATGTTGTATTTGACTATATAACATGTGATTTATGggactatataatataaaacacCTTCAATGGTTTACTGTACAGACTAGGGCAGCacaagcagagtcatctcattgtcaTTAGATTTATGTCTCTATAATATTTTATGTGATTATATAACGTGACTTATttgactatataatataaaacatcTTCACTGGTCTAGTTTTTGCATGGGCAACTAGAAAGGATTCAATAGGCTGAGTGTATCTCTTTTCTGCAGCTCACTTTTCCATTTTACTGTACAGACTAGGGCAGAACAAGCagtgtcatctcattatcattagattatgtctatataatgctatataacATGTGATTTATGTGACTACATAATATGAAACACCTTCAGTGGTTTActgtagactagagatgagcgaatagtattcgatgaatagtttcgaatacctccgctcccataggaatgcatgtaagcggcggAACAACAAGGGGTCAAGCACCggccgctaacatgcattcctatggagcgaggtattagaATCTAGTATTCCAATCAACTCTACTGTACAGACTAGGACAGTacaagcagagtcatctcattatcgtTAGATTTATGTCTTTATAATATTTTATGTGATTATATAACATGACTTATttgactatataatataaaacacCTTCAGTGGTCTAGGTTTTGCATGGGCCACTAGAAAGCATTCAGTATCTCTTTTCCCCAGCTCACTTTTCAACTTTACTGTACAGACTAAGGTAGAacaagcagagtcatctcattatcattaatgTTATTTCTATGTTATTTCTATTTCTATATAACATGTGATTTATATGACTatataatgtaaaacaccatcaaTAGTCTTGTTTTCACGTTGGCCTGGGgtggtatagatagatagatagatagatagatagatagatagatagatagatagatagatagatagagctggTTTCaactacaacccctttaagagctaagCTTGGGCTATAAACTGTCATGGGAAATGGATTGTTGCAGCAAAAACTTCAGATGCCTATGAAACAAAACAAAGCTATAAAGTCTCATTGGCAAGTCGGACATGACTAATGGTCTTAACCACTGGAATGAGCACAATGCATCTCCATAAGAAACGCCGCTCTGACTCACACGGAGGATAAATATAGATGGAATGGATTAGCTGAAAAGGTCAATGGGAATCAAAGCTTGGCTCGAACTGGACCCTACTGGAGCAAAACCATTACAGCCCTGCTACATGGTTGCCCCGCCCCTTCCCAACCCCGTCCTGTTGGGCCAgggaaaaatggtcttgcttgaagccggtccctggcggaaaaaaggttggggaccactggtcTAGATGATGCACAACAACAAGTTTTATCATACCCTAACAGGATAGCATGTCGGAGGGGAGATATGGGTGAGGATGTGACTGGCAATTGCACGTGTGAAGAATCTTACatgctaggaattctgggaaagtatatgcaaataagttctcctttaTGGAAAAAGGGAAAACTCTTCCTCTAGTGACCCTGTACATAAAGGTAGGCTTTCCTTCAGGATTAATTACAGAATTCTTGCTGTACacatcaccactagggggagctatctGCATATAGGTGTATACAGAATTAAGCTACTGTATACTTAGAGTGCCCTCTAGTGGAGCCTAAAGTTGGATGATACAATAGGGTCAGGGGAAACCTGGGCAGTGACCTCCTGGAGCAGTGTATCAGAAGAATGGAGCTGTGACCCCTGCAAAGATATATGAAGAACCCCCCTCCTCTTTGCAACTTTCACGAGGATCCCATGTATGCACAAGGAGCAGCACAATGGCCagtccagcactgctacatctatagcTTTGGTAAGGAAGTGGTTAATAAtttctgctccattcactgctgaaTAATTTGCAggttgtgtgtttgttttgtatctcTCCCAGAATATTCGCAGCACAGTAGCAGCAACATGACAAAAGCTATTCATCGGTGGCGGGGCGCGGCCCTCGGCTCTATGGAGGCAGCAGGACTTGGCTTCTTCTCCGTCTCCACATGTTTAAGGGGATTTCCTCCTGTCTTTCATCTTTTGCTCCCAGTGAAAGCTATTCCGGTAGAAGTTAAATAGACAGCCGTGCCTTTCAATGTGATACTGTATGAGAGTGAAAGCTCCTGGATCGGGGGGTTGGGGGACCCCCATGTGTGATATATAACTTATCATGAGCATTGTGCTAAAAACTGCAAAAATCACCTATaagtttcattaaaggggttgtcctgttcgAAGAACCGATTGGCCACGAGCCGGGatcgacctgaatattccaaatttttcGATTCTTCTTGGGCAAACTAAAATGAATGAAAAAGGAGCCTGGAATGCAACAATGGGTTGGACGGCTCCCAAATATTTGAGGCTTTACCAAGAGGGTGCATGGTCACCAATGCACACCAGGTTCATGGAGGCCAAGTTGGCCAGTATGAAGGCACCATGTAATACCATGCGGTGCCTGCACGGGCTGAGATTCTCTCACAAGGATGTTGCAAGGTGCTGGGTCGAtaaagataacccctttaacttttatacCATGTCCATGCTTGCCAACGTTTTCTTTGACCCCTTCCAGCAAGACCATGCCCACATTGGAAACATGTTACACCCCCTTTTTGGGACACGAACATGACAAAATGTCCCTTTTTATGATGTGATTGGCGTATAACAACCATTGCAGCGTATCACCCAGGCCCCGGGAGTCCAAGAGGTCTTCGCTTATTCTGGACTAGGTGCAAATTTGGCCATGTCTTATCTGACCATGACCATAGTGTAGTAGATAACTCAAGACAGTGCCATAAccaatactgtatattaaatGGCGTTGCAAATTTGGCGTGTCACCCATGACACTTCCTGCTTGTTGACAGTGGCTGCCATTATTCACAACTGAAACTTAGGactcaatacaaaatctgtaccaaGGCCCCAAACTATCAATGGTCAGGGCTCAGGTACAAACACAATCTCTGCCACCCCCCTGGTTGTCTATTCTGATTACAGGTCCTTTACCGTTCAGGACCATGTGCtgcctggggcagagatgaatggTCGCCTGAGGCAGCGCTGAGAATCGTTGCCTCCATCCAGTCCCACGAGGCAGCAGATTTCGGTTCTGATATAACGCCTGCACTTCCTCCAGGATTTTGCTCCATCACCTTTTTTACAGCCCCTGATTCTCTGCCAGGTTTGTCTAAGCAAAGGAAATATCATCTGCTGGCAGGTTGGCGTAGGTTAGTCAGGTAGACGGTGTTCCTCATAAAACCGCACCATCCTTTCATGTGTCGTGTTTCCTCCTTATTGTTCATTCTTTATATGGTTTCTACCCACAGAAAGTTAATATTTACAAAGATATTTTAATTTTCGTTTTGAAGCCTCCGCTGGGCCAACGTGGCACAAGGCGTTTCGGCGCATTCCTGATTTCAAAGGTGTAAATGGATCTGGTTATAAATCTGTCTATATCAGATAGCTCAGGGTTCCATAGTACTGTTCTCAACATTGACTCTAACAAAGGACTCTGTCAGTAGGGGCAAGCATATTGATGGTTTCTGTCACTGGCGTATTCCTTAGTTACAAGCCAGATTTATCCACTAAACTCAGCATGGGTGGTAAGTGGCTGATAGGTGGTGGTCCGTCCATTGGAACCCCTCATAGGTCACGAAAATGGTGGTCCTGTGCCCTCTATTTGAATGGAGAGGAAGCCAAGCATGCTCACAACTGATCCATCTATAATGCTATGCTCTGTACTCTGCTATGGtctgctaagttcacactagagttgagcgatcgggatcggaaaatatcggattccgattggcgatggagaaaatttcacgatcaggatcggctggaaaatgaacgaaaatcggattttgaaatctcaagatcggctcaaccctaaaagtgacttttcccatagagaagcattgactagggttgagcgatgggaATCGGACAAGATCAGAGTTTGGTAGGGTTGAACGATCCCGATCCGAAAAGATCCGATccggatcggcgatcgagcaaatttcacgatcgggatcggctgttaaatgatcggaaatcggattttgaaatctgaagatcggctcaaccctaaaagtgacttttcccatagagaagcattgactagggttgagtgatcgggatcggaaaagatcggattccgatcggcgatcaagcaaatttcacaatcgggatcggctggaagttggattttaaaactgatcctgaaatctcaagagcgGCTCAACCCTAGAGTTCGGTTTTACATTCTTCGGATCCTTTTGGGGACcccaaaaacggaaacccagCCTAACCAGACATGTTATGTCCCATGACCTTGCCATGTATGAGGCTTAGACCTTTTATACGTTGATAGAAAACAGACATGATAATCATATAAACCATATAACATAATTACATCTGCAATGTGAATGATCCTCCATTTTTCTCTGCAGTCTCCATTCTCCCTTCATCTAATACATAGGTTGATATCATCGATGATGGATACGTCACGTCCAGGTGTCACACACTCCGGTCATCAGTCACCGCACCATTATGAGATCCCCGTAATATCTTTAATACGATTTCCATGGCCCATGTACAAACCAGCGACACGGTAAAATGTGTCCTATGACATGAACTCATCTCTCTGACAGGTCCCCGAGATGGATGGGTCTGAGCTCCCGTATAACTGCATCAGCAGACGACCGGCGAGGCGAGGAAAACTGATAAAGGAGCTGATAGTGGAGCAATAGTGGAGTATCAGGGGCGAGCAGGTGCATCCGGCAATAAGGGCAGCTGGGCAAACACTGGCAGGACTCCTAATGATGTTTTCCTGCTCATCAATTGGTTTTCGAGGATCCATATGGTAATCTGATTGTAGAGAAATGTCAGTCCATTAACAAGAAGTCATTCGGAGAGGTAATAAAGCCGCGGGGGCTGTAAAAAGTCTCAACTGATAGAATGCACAGGTGGCAATGAGGGTCAACACGTTGCAAGACACAAATGTATGGAGAAGGAGTGAGACGTAATAAGTATTCTATAGGGATTTATTATAGCACCTCGGGGTCCGCGTAGTGCCCAGGGTCAAGGGCATGGAGTGTACCATCAGGTGAATCAGGTATACCAAAATGCTTTGAATATTTTATGGTTGtgtgtagagatgggcgaaccttccAGGTTTGGGTGGCTCGGGTTCCTGATTCGTTCCGGGTCGAACAAGTTCGGATAgaaccggaagtgaaattattaagcTGTAAgggagtattaaaaaaaaaccatttaaACTCACCtctcttttagagatgagcgaacagtaaaatgttcgaggttcaatattcgtttcgagtagcccctcaatattcgactacttgaatcgaatatcgaaccctattatagtctatggggggaaaatgctcatttcaggggtaggtaacgttcgatcaaattatacttaccaagtccacgagtgagggttgggctggatcctccgagaagtcttcaccTTGcggcatccccgcggcgtcttccaggtcttcattcactctgccaggcatcgggcctgggcagagccgactgcacatgtccgcactacaagcgatgcctggcagagtgaatgaagagccggaaaacgccgcggggaagctgcacggagaagacttctaaaggtaggagaagaaccagctttgattggccgactgtatagcattcggccaatcaatgctggttctgcatcgaacttttacattcgaacagcgagtggtactcgatcgagtacgagtatttcgaataccgtagtattcgatcgaatacctactcgatcgagtactagtcgctcatctctactccctttaCCTCTTTTGGGTCCCCTTGTCGCATCCGACGCTCTCAGTCTCCTCAGCAACATCATGCACCTAGggtcaccactagggttgagcgatcgggaacggattccaatcggcgaacGAGCAAATctcacgatcacgattggaattctgattctgatctttttaggcgggatcgatctcacattagttcccacaatgcttggctactggccaatcattgtgaataaagctaacattagggttgagcgatcggaatctggaaagatcggatcccgatcggcgatagagcaaatttcacaatttggatcggctggaaaatgatcgaaaaacggattttaaaaacgatcctcaaccctagtcaccactgaggcctgacgCCGTGTTAGAGTCATGTCACCACTGTGGCCTaatcagcagtgaccccgggtacatgatgtcaccaggagagtttGTTCGAGACGAATCCCCAATTGTTCGGTTTCGTTAAAAAACTGGAATATTCAGGTGGAACACGACTTGCGACAAAGTGATTCTCCCATCTCTAGTTGTGTGGTTGGTTTTGGTGCCCAACTGGGATTAGATAAAACTCATTATTATAGGTTTATTGGCTGACCCATCTCACTGTGTCAAGATTCATACAGAAAGGTTGACTGGAGTGGATAATATATCCATCGGATTAGTAACACATAAACCTTACATCATTGACTCACTCATATTCCCTACAGATTCCTAGTGGGAACGTAAATCCATACCAATTTTTTTTATCTCCGCAGGCCACAAAAGTCATTGTTCTCCATGTTCGAGAAGACATAAGAGATTCTATAATCCTTTAATCTTCATGGGTGTGAAAGCCATTAGTGTAGAGGATTTCATTTCATTCTGTGTCATACAACACCAGGATGAACAACATTACAAATGCGCAGCAATCACGCACGTAGGGAGCAAGATCGACAAATTCAAGACGAGACACTTGGGTTTTCTTCTCTTATGAGAATTTCTGACCAAAATGGAAGATCGTCCATATCTTAGTAAATCAGAAGCCACCAAATGTTTTGTCATTCTGATGAATTCACTTACGTAGATATTGGAATCTTTTTGTCTTGTTACAACGgctaatttttgaaaaaatttttccAAGATTATGGGAGAGCAACCAAAACCAAAGAAAAATGAGTAACGTAGTAGGAGATGTTCAAACTATGATCACTGAGTAGAAGACAAGTTCACACTTGGTTGTGTTGTACTAGATTGTAGAGGTATGACTTCTCTTAAGAAATTTTAGATGATCCAATGACCAAGTGAACAATCGATGATGTCGACCTAATGGAACTGTTTGGTCCATATAAAGGTAGATGCAAATAAGTCAAGATTGATGTTGATGTTGTTGATCAGCAATTGTCCCACCCAAGCATTGACCTGTACAATGGACCTTTAGTTGGCTTGTACAATGAAAAATTGGGGCCAGCCTGATACAATGTTCGGCCTGAAGAACAGTGCTCgcccagaagatgacagaaatttctttaataaaaaatggaacagcacaatgacatgtttggagccatccaggccggtgactgtgcacttgaggaaggactaccatatgtccgaaaTGTGTTAGgctgttccatttgttattaaagaaatttctgtcatcttctgggtgagcgctgttcttcaggccgatcattgtatcaggccggccccaatttttcgtTGTACGTTCCCGTTCGTGTAAcggtcctgcagctgctgccctccaCCTTATTCTACATACCCTGGACTTGCTTGCTCTCAGGGctatttgggttgttgtgacctcctcacaacccaaccaggtgagcaagcacttgtctctacatttaaaccacattttcttccagtggtaatacacgaggatcggctcggtgttgtttgttttttgcctttaGTTGGCTTGGACCTTTTATCCGATCTACCAAATTTGTTTCCTTCTGGTGGTCAACCCAAGGCCTGGTTTTCAGAAGAGAGTAATGGCAGCAGCAAGGAGACTCCTCTCAATACACTTGGGTAGCTGTAGTTGCCCGTCACCAATCTTGGACTATTGGGGCGGTAGCGTGGACAGTATTAACAAACCACTTCCTTGGAAGAAGGGGGCTCAAAATGGTCTAAAGGTAGTTGGACACAGTAGACTATTTGGGCCGATTTTCACATTGTAGTCAGCGGCTGGCTTGTTAGATGATGATAACAACTGGTGGAGGAAAAGGCGTTCAAGGGGAAGAGTAGGAGGAGGGTACGTCTGGTCCAGGGATTGGTGTGCACAGTGGTTGGAGAGTAAGGTAGACGGTAGAGCAGCTTCTGAAGAAGCGAACTGTAGAGGTTGGATGTCTTCCATCTGCATTGTTGCATGTTTGGGTGTTTTTTTACTTCTTCTTGTACCTAAACTACTTACGGCAAAGGTCTCCATGGTTGTCTCACTCTTTGTCCACCACTTCTTGTATGTTACAGCACGACTGGCCAATCATCAAAAGGGTATTGGATGTTTGGCTAAGCTTCTTATGGACTATCCTGGGGATGTTGAATTTTGATATTCTCCATCAGGAAGCGGGATACTCCCTATATGCGCATTTGGCCAAAAAACTTGCGTTTGTGGGAATCCAGAGGAATCAACGAGTTATTGAAGGTGTATGACCAACTATATAAGATCTCTTCAACAGTGTCCCAGCTTGTTCTACCTACCGCGTTGGTGCCAGGTACGGTATAATCCCACTTTCCCTGTCTTTCCGAGTCATGTCTTTGATGCACGAGGTATCACTAACACTATTTGTGTGTACAGGAAGGGCTGAACAGGCCACCGAAGCTTTCATATGCTGATATTTAGACTATGAACTCAAGCAGAAGCGGATCCGACTTTGTTCTTCCGAGCTTTTGTTTTCTTAAGTTACTGTCATAATACCCTCATTGTGTTTGCATTGGTTTATTCTGTGTGTAAACAAATCTCCGCGACCATTTGTTCTCTCGCCCATCGGTATCTTTCCTTGCATCTGATTGAACTTTTTGAACAATGTAAAACATTGTCTTTATCATGTGAGATACGGTCTGATAGGTCATCGGGGCAAGATTCTGCAAAGGGCAGGCTGTTATTTGATTCTTTCTCACTTCCTTTCACTTGAATATTTACAGAGGAAAATCATCACGGCAGATGAGGGTGCGCAATATTCCAGAATTGTTTTCGGAGAACCCACAGGATGTGTGTGTAATAAGACCACGCGCCATACAAAAACTATTTCTATATTTAGTGCTGCATGTGGGCTCAACGTAAACTTCTGCTACATGTAAGGGGTAAGGTCACCTCTAATGAGCCCAAGGTGACCCCACTTTGTATTCTTAAGGTTCATCCACCTGTTTCATTTGCTGTCCGAACCGTAAGTACTATTGTATTATTCAGGGGTCTCTTGTTGAGGTGCGGAAACATAACcagcacttatactcaccattgcTCCCTTCAGAGTTCCCTGTGGTCCTCTTCAGGCGTCTTCCAGCCTCATCTAGCCTCATGGGTGATTGCACAGGCCCAGTAGGACCAATGAGGT from Leptodactylus fuscus isolate aLepFus1 chromosome 7, aLepFus1.hap2, whole genome shotgun sequence carries:
- the SMIM38 gene encoding small integral membrane protein 38: MESGILVFLLVIIILSRFILWSCLSTYVDYKLAKRFPNRSKKD